In Tachysurus vachellii isolate PV-2020 chromosome 7, HZAU_Pvac_v1, whole genome shotgun sequence, the DNA window AGTACTGAACAGGACATTCAGAATTAAACAATTACACTGTGTaaaaatatttgtcttttatGCTGTGAAAAAATATGTCTTCCTGATGCTGGTCCAGTCTACTCTGGTAGCAAGCTACTGAAACATGCAGTGCTGCAAATTCTTCTTCAAAATAGATACtaacataaaaaacacatcTATCTGTGTGAGTAGATAACTTCAAAGGCTGAAGTGCATAATGGAGCTCAGTGACCACAATTACTACACAAGAACAGGCCCCATGCAGCTGATCTCTGGCCTGCTTCGTGGAACCACCGGTGTACTGTAGCATTTCAGTCTTTCTCTTTGTAACAGAGTCTACTGTGCATTAAATGCAGAACATTTCCAAATGCAGAACAAATGTTGGCACATGATCTACTCTTTTGCTGTACAGAACAATGGCATGTGTGTTACAGACTGACTCTGGCTGGACAAATCAGTTTAGTGAGAAATGTTCAGCGATATGTCCAATAATCTGCCAGCAAATCAATAATTTGGGGGAAATGTGATTTGGTCCATGTTTATTGTGGATTCTATGATCAttgtgaaaaaaataagaattaataaattcaaaaaataagaattataaaGTTTCCACCAAGACAAGTCTGTCTGCCCTTAAAACTGGAGCAGTTTTCTTGCTTGATTATTATTCCTATGTAACTAAGGTGGTATACATTTTTGATGACGTTCTTGCTGACTAGTGCACATTTACCTGCTACTGACTGTTTTTGACTATAAATGTGTCAcaattagtttttgttttgaCAGCAAAAGAATAAGCAGCATAAAATCAGTATCCTTGGTCAATATAATTCCCGTGGCAAGCTCATACTGCTGCTCCAATCAGCAAGTAGCCCCATCTTTTGTCCAGTCTACTCTTACAGGTGTGCCTTCCACGTCCAAACCAGGTTCTATGTGGTACTGAGATGGGAGTGTTTCTATACTGCCAGTGTTTTGAATATTCTCTGTAGAGTCTGAGGATAAAACCTTCTTGAGTAACTCATCTTCTGTGAACTCATTTTTGGTCTTCCTCTTTGGTGATAGGGGTGGGGGGTCAGTACAGGAGCAGAAATTGGGAAGAAGCACTGTTATTATGGTACCTGCAAGGAGAAATCCACTGGCTAGCACAAAGGACCATATGTAAGAACCTGTGATGTCCCTTAACCAGCCTGAGATGGaagcagagagacacagagagaaataattacaaaaaatatcaTAACATTCGAGTAAATCATCCTGAACCTTAATTCAGTTAAAATGCTACGGTTACACCAGTGCTAATGGTAATAGCAAGGGACATATATCATGAACTAAAGCAGTACAAACTTTCTTCAATAACTAGCTGGTACAGTAACCATtctagattttaaaaataaggcTGCTCACCTGACAGTGGCGCTCCAAGGAGGCCTCCGATGCTCTCAATAAGCTGAAGGAGTCCAAGTGCACCAACCATGCGTTCCATACCCACAATCTCTGGCACCACCGAAAACACCAGTGGGGTCATAGCACCGGCAGAGAAGCCATATGCCAGGCTGACTGCCAGCAGACCACCATAGTTCCCTTGCATTGAGCAGAGGGGCAGCAGCAGGAGGAACAGCCCCACTAAGGCCGTCCATATTGTCAGTAGGTGGAGCGAGCGCACACAGGGCAAATCTGAGACCCAGCCAGACACTACACGCCCCAAAATGTCTGTCACACCCGTGCTGGAAATGACAAATGCAGCCTGGAATTCGCTGAAGCCCACAAGGCGGCTGTGTGCCACAAGGTGGACATATGGAATAAAGTACCCAGCATTGAAGCATGTGACGGCCAAGCTGTAGGTGAGGAAGCCTCTGTGCATGAGCAGCGACAGCTCAAAATACTCTGAGGTACGGGAAATGAAAGGCATACAGCCGTCACTTTTACTCTGGGAAttagaagaaaagaaggaaatgaTGGTGTTCATCAACAACAGAATGGCAAAGCCtacaacatttttattcatttaaacatcTGCCAACTATGTTGCTAAAATAGGACAGATGCTCTGCCTAGCTCAGGTGCGTAAGGTTATCTAATgtaaagagatacagagattaTATTTGAACAGATTATGCTTGTACAGGATTAAGTATCATGATAAAAGACtctatttaattcatatttccATGTGTCCATTAAAAAATGAGTCTTGAGTCACATAAATTGTGCTAAGAGCCCTAACCGGGTCCCAGATTCCAAAACGAATCAccttaacttttaaaaaaaaatctcttccaCCTGGTGATCATTTTAgcaatgaatatttatattaaaaaataattacctTTTCTAAAACTTTACTGGGTCTGAGTGGTCGAATAAGGGCACCGCTGGCCACAATGTTTAGGCTGAGACCGCCGAGAATCAGGAGTGCTCCACGCCACCCATACACCTGTACCAGGTATtgaaaaaatggagaaaatgcaAAGGAGGATAAACCAACACCTGTGAAGCCAAGACCCATAGCTAGAGAACGGCGTGTGCTGAAATACTGCATCACAGAGGCTATTGTAGGGGTGAAGACTAGAGCCCAGCCTGACCCTAAAGAGAGAGGGTGACAAGAGTATGAGGAAGAtaattacatatacatatacacacacacacacacacacacatatacatatacacacacacacacacacacacacacacacatatatatatatatatatatatatatgcgtgcATGCATGCAACTGGTTACCTGAAATGAGTCCCATGGTCAGGTAGAGGTGTGTGAGCGTTGTAGCCTGAGAAGCCAGAATGAATCCTAGTCCAGAAAGAAAGCCTCCCATCATAACAACAGGACGAGCCCCATATGCATTACAAGCAGCAGTGCCTACGGGACCTATACAAACACATGTTTAATTAAGCTTATTTACCAAAGATCACTAACTGTATAACTCTATAGTTGTACTGATCCTTTTCTCCCTGACAAACAATAGGCCTCATTTTTTCATAAAAGttcaaataaacagacagtTTGAAGCACCAAATAAACAATGAGTGTAAACACTGAAATGCAAATGAGAACTTTCTTTAGACTTGAAACAAACAATGATTGTAAAGACTCAAAAGCAGAAGTGGACGTTattttgactcaaaatgaaaagCATAGCTACAAGCTGAAAGGCAGGAGTGAAAATAACTCATTGATAAACAAATTCAATA includes these proteins:
- the slc16a13 gene encoding monocarboxylate transporter 13; the protein is MAMQQDKKHQPDGHEEAPDGGWGWVVVFVLFMVSALVFGLIRSLGVFFVEFVQYFEESAQAVSWITSIGVAMQQLLSPVGTAACNAYGARPVVMMGGFLSGLGFILASQATTLTHLYLTMGLISGSGWALVFTPTIASVMQYFSTRRSLAMGLGFTGVGLSSFAFSPFFQYLVQVYGWRGALLILGGLSLNIVASGALIRPLRPSKVLEKSKSDGCMPFISRTSEYFELSLLMHRGFLTYSLAVTCFNAGYFIPYVHLVAHSRLVGFSEFQAAFVISSTGVTDILGRVVSGWVSDLPCVRSLHLLTIWTALVGLFLLLLPLCSMQGNYGGLLAVSLAYGFSAGAMTPLVFSVVPEIVGMERMVGALGLLQLIESIGGLLGAPLSGWLRDITGSYIWSFVLASGFLLAGTIITVLLPNFCSCTDPPPLSPKRKTKNEFTEDELLKKVLSSDSTENIQNTGSIETLPSQYHIEPGLDVEGTPVRVDWTKDGATC